Part of the Longimicrobium sp. genome is shown below.
GCTTTTCCCGTGCTCAAGGCGTGAGGAATGTAATACCCGGCGTGTCCACCGCGAAGACTCGTTCGGCTGCTACGCCCTTACAGCGGCGGGGGGAGGGACTTTCGCGGCAAGTTGATGGAGTGTACGTTGCTCGCCCCTTTTCCTACTCCGTCCACTTGTGTCCACGAATGCCGCGAATCAGCATCATGGCCGACGAGAGCGGGAATTTCGATTTCTCGCGCAGGAGCGGCGCGTCGCGCTACTTCATCCTCACCACCGTCACCTGTACGGACTTCACCGTGGGCGACGAGCTGCTGGCGTTGCGCCGCGACATGGTGTGGCGCGGCCTGGCGGTGGAATCGGAGTTCCACGCCACCGACGACTCGCTCGAGGTGCGGACCGAAGTGTTCGATCTGCTCCGCCGCCACGACTTCCGCGTCGACGCCACGATCCTGGAGAAGGCGAAGGCGCAGCCGCAGACCCGCGCCTCGGAAGAGACGTTCTACCGATACGCGTGGGACTATCACCTGAAGCACCTCGCGCCGAAGGTCGTGTAGGAGGATGACGAGCTGCTGGTGGTGGGCGCGTCGCTCGGGACCAGGAAGAAGCGGAGACTGATGCACGACGCCGTGAAGGACGTGGTGAGGCAGGTGACGCCCACGGTCCACTACCACACCGCGTCGTGGAGCGCGCAGAGCGAGCCGTGCCTGCAGGTCGCGGACTACTGCTGCTGGGCGATCGCGCGGAAATGGGAGCGGGGCGACTGCTCCGCGTACGACCTTGTCCGCGACAAGGTCCAGTCGGAGTTCGATGTGTGGAGGCGGGGTACGATGCTGTACTACTGAGCGGGGCAAAAAAATCGCGGCTGACTAGCCAGGTAAACCTGGCAGAGCCCGGGGGCTCTTGTCGTCAGCCGCATATACCAACTTGTGTTGCAAGAATAATACAGACATTCCGTTCCTTCGTCAAGCCAGCACGAATTGTCGCTCGCGACGAAACGCCGCGTTCCCGGCTTTGGGGACGCGGCGTCTTCGTCCGTTGATGCTGCGGGACTGCTCAGGAGCTGCCGAGCTGCTCCATGAGCGCGTTCAGGCGGTGCTGCTTTCCGTGCAGCGTCTCGCGCAGGTCGTAGTTGTCGGTGTGCGCGATCTCGCTGTGGAGCTCGCTCAGGTAGTGGGCGATGACCTCGCGGAGGAGGCCCGCGTCTTCCTGGGTCAGATGGAGACTGGTTTCCATGTTCGGGATGTCGGGGTCGTCGATTTCAGGCGATGGGGAGGTTCCCCTGCGCAGGGTCGCTTCCGCAATCGAGCGGCGGCGCCATGCGATCCCGGTCGGAATCCCACCCACCGGGCAGGAAAACCTCCTCGCCTGTGCTGCGGCGGCTAAATGTGGATGGCGCGCCCCGCCACCGCCAGCGCCGCCTCCTTCACCGCCTCGGGAAGCGTGGGGTGCGCGTGCACCGTCCGCGCCACGTCCTCGGCCGAGCCCTGGAACTCCACCGCCAGCGCCGCCTCGGCAATCATGTCCGACGCGCGCGGCCCCAGCAGGTGCATCCCCAGGATGCGGTCCGTCTTCGCGTCGGCGATCACCTTCACGAAGCCGTCCTGCTCCGCCATCGCCTTGGCGCGCCCGTTCGCGGAAAAGGGGAACTTGCCCACCTTGTACTCGTGCCCGGCGGCCTTCGCCTCTTCCTCGCTCATCCCCACCGAGGCGATCTCCGGCCAGGTGTAGACGACGTTGGCGACCGCGTCGTAGTTCACGTGCCCGTGCTTGCCGGCCGCGAACTCGACGGCGGCAACGCCCTCCTCCTCGGCCTTGTGCGCCAGCATCCGCCCGCCGATCGCGTCGCCGATGGCGTAGATGTTCGCGACGCCGGTGTGGTAGCGCTCGTCCACCTGGATGACGCCGCGCTCCATCCGGATTCCCTGCTCCTCGAATCCCATCCCCTCGGTGTACGCGCGCCGGCCGACGGCCACGAGCAGGTAGTCGCACTCGATGGGCTCCGCGCCCTCGACCGAGACCACGACCTTGTCGCCCTTCCGCTCGGCGCCGGAGACGCGCCGGCCGGTGCGGATGTCGAAGCCCTGCTTGCGCAGGATGCGGTCGGCGGTCTTCACCACCTCGCCGTCCATCCCCGGGAGGATGCTGGGCATGGCCTCGAGCACCGTCACCTTCGCGCCCAGCCGCAGCCACACGCTCCCCAGCTCCAGCCCGATCACTCCGCCGCCCACGACCACCAGGTGGCCGGGGACCTGGGGGATGGAGAGCGCGCCGGTGGAGTCGATGATCCGCTCGTGGTCGAACTTCAGGAAGGGCAGCTCCACCGGAACGGAGCCCGGAGCCAGGACGATGTTCTTCGCCCGGACCGTCGTCGCCGCGCCATCGGCCGAGGTCACCTCGATCGTCTCGGGTGAGGTGAGGCGGCCGAAGCCGCGGATCCACTCGATCCTGTTCTTCTTGAACAGGTACGCCACGCCGTCGGTGAGCCCCTTCACCACGCCGTCCTTGCGCTTGTGCAGCGCGGGGACGTCAATGGCGGGCTCGGCCACCTGGATCCCGTGGTCCTTTGCCTTGTGGCGGATCTGCTCGAACAGCTCGGAGCTGTCCAGCAGGGCCTTGCTGGGAATGCAGCCGATGCGCAGGCAGGTGCCGCCCAGCGCCGGCTCCTTCTCGATGCACGCCGTCTTGAACCCCAGCTGCGCCGCGCGGATCGCCGCGACGTAGCCGCCGGGCCCCGAGCCCAGCACCACCAGGTCGAACGTCTTCTCGTCAGCCATCTATCTTCAATCCCTCGATCGAGTTCTCAGGAACCTGCCCAACCGCCATCAGCCGGCGCCGGCGTCGTCACCCGGGGCGGGAAGCCGCGGGTGCGACGAGAACCGCGGAACCATCCGCTTCAGGTCCCCACCCGGCACCAGCGCGATCCCGCCAAACACCATCCCGCCCAGGAAGAAGGCAATCCGTTCGAAGAGCTGCAGATCGTTGATCGGAATCATCGCCGGCAGCATGAAGACCAGCGCGACCACCGCCGACATCACCCGGAACGGCAGCCGGACGGGGCTTCGATCGGCTTCCGCGCGGATCGACGGGACGCGCGTGATCCACGTATCGCCGGAGTCCGACTGGATCGTCGTGGCTCGCTTCAGGCGCTTGGGAACCAGCTGGTCGAGCACCTTGGCGGGAACCATCCAGACCACCAGGTACAGGAGTGCGGACTCCACAATCCCGGGCTCCTGCGCGACCACGAAAACGAACCAGGCCAGGAACAACACCAGCCGCGTCGATCCCACCTCGGGATCGACCGCACGGGAAACGACCTGCGTCGGTGGCGGCGTCCGCGCGGGCATCGGCGGCTCACTGTCCCGCGTGGACGGCAGCCGCGGATTCAGGGACCCGATCAGGCCCGGCACGATTTCGTCAGCTGGCTCGTCGCGATCCGGCAAGAGCATCGATCCCTCCGGTTCCCCTTTCCTAGCTCACGGAAGTCCGCGTGAGCGCGCCCGCGTCGTTTCTCCCACCCGTCCGGCACGCGCCCGTCACGGCCATGTACAGCAGCGCGATCGCCGCCCGCATACCCACCCTGTGGTGTTCAGGAACTCCGCCGCCATCCTGCCCACGCCGAACACCGCGTAGAGCAGGCGGAGCGCGCCCGGAACCCGGCCTGCATCGCCCGCGTTCCGATCAGCCATTCGTCCGGACTTGCTTTCGGGTCGATGCGGAGAAGTGCGGGCGTGCAAGCGGCACTCCCGCACTTCGTCAAGCCATCCGAAACCCGCCTCACCCCTCGATCAGCATGTTGATCGGGTCTTCCAGCAGCTGCTTCACCGTGACCAGGAAGCGCACCGCCTCGCTGCCGTCCACGATGCGGTGGTCGTAGGTGAGGGCCACGAACATGATGGGGCGGATCGTGATCTCGCCGTTCACCACCACCGGGCGCTCCACGATGTTGTGCATCCCCAGGATGCCCACCTGCGGCGGGTTCAGGATCGGCGTGGAGAGCATGGAGCCGAAGGTGCCGCCGTTGGTGATGGTGAAGGTGCCGCCCTGCAGCTCGTCGAGCGTCAGCTTCCCCTCGCGCGCCTTCTTCCCCAGCTCGCCGATCTCCTTCTCCAGCTCCGCGAAGCTCCTGCGGTCGGCGTTGCGGATGACGGGAACGACGAGCCCTTCCTCCGCGCCTACCGCGATGCCGATGTCGTAGTAGTGCTTGAGGACGATCTCGTCGCCCTGGATCTCGGCGTTCAGCCGCGGGAAGGTTTTCAGCGCGCCGATCACCGCCCTGGTGAAGAACGACATGAAGCCCAGCTTCACCCCGTGCTTCTTCACGAACTCGTCCTGCCGCCGCTTCCGCAGCTCCATCACCTGCTGCAGGTCGATCTCGTTGAACGTCGTCAGGCTGGCCGTGGAGTGCTGCGCGTCCAGCAGCCGCCGTGCGATGGTCTGCCGCCGGCGCGACATCCGCTGGCGCTCCTCCGGCCGGTCGCCGTTCACCGACGGGGCCGGCGTCGCCGCGGCGGGCTGCGCGGGAGTCGCCGGCTTGGCCGTGGGCGCGGCGGGCTGCGCGGGGGCAGACTCGCGCTGCGGCGCGCCGGCGGCCGTGCGGCCGTCCTCGATGCGCTTCAGCACATCTTCCTTGGTCACCCGGCCGTTCGGCCCCGAGCCGCGCACCGACGCCAGGTCGATCCCGTGCTCCGCGGCGATCGCGCGCGCCGCGGGCGAGGTCGGCGCGTCGGCCGAGCCGGCCTCGGCGGTGGCGGTGGCGGTTGCCGCCGGGGCGGATTCGGCCGGAGCGGCGGCGCCCGCCTTCTCCTCGTAGCGGACGCTGGCCACGTGGCCCTCTTCCGCGGCGGCGGGGGCGGCGGCGCCGGCCTCCATCTCGGCCAGCAGCTCGTTCACGCCCACGGTGTCGCCCTCGTTCTTGCGGATCGCGCCCAGCGTTCCGTCGGCGGGGGCGGCCACCTCGACCGTGATCTTGTCGGTCTCGAGCTCCACCAGCACGTCGTCCTTCTTCACGGCGTCGCCCTGCTGCTTGCTCCAGCGGCCGACGGTGGCCTCTACGACGGACTCGCCCAGCGGCGGAACGCGGATCTCAACCGGCATCTCTAGAACCCAGGGTACAGGGGACAGGGAACAGGGACAGCACGAACTCATCGCGCGGGACGCCCCGACCCTTCATCTCACTTCGCTGCAGCGACGCGATTCTCACGCGCCGATCCTCATCATCCTTCAGAGGACTCGCCGGAACAGGACAGGGAAGGGGGATGGAGATGGAAATGCCATCGCGTCTCGCGACGCCGTCCCTATCCCCTGTCCCCTGTCCCTATCTCTTCGCTTCTTCCAGCCGCGGCGCGCCCGACAGCGCGGCGCGCACGATGCGCGTCTGCTCGGCGGCGTGGCGGTGCGCGTACCCTTCCGCGGGGCTGGCGCGCTCGGCCCGGCCCTCGTAGCGCAGCGGAAGCTCGCCCAGCACCTCGCGCAGGCGCGGCTCCACGAAGGTCCACGCGCCCATGTTGCGCGGCTCCTCCTGCACCCACACCACCTCGCGCACGCCGGGGAAGCGCGCCAGCACCTCGCCGATCTCCTCGGCGGGGAAGGGATACAGCTCCTCCACGCGGGCCACGGCCACGCGGTCCACCCCCTCGATCGACAGCCGGTCCGCGCGCTGCTCGTCGCCCGTGCCGACCAGGTCCACGTACACCTTGCCGCTGCAGAGGACCAGGCGCGTCACCTCTTCGCCGCTGCCGCCGAACGGCTGGTCCACCAGCACCGGGTTGAAGGTGCCGGACGCGAGCTGCTCCAGCGTGGACGCGGCGTACGGGTGGCGGAGCAGGCTCTTGGGGCTCATCACCACCAGCGGGCGCGGCTCGCTTCCCAGGAACGCCGCCTGTCGCCGCAGCAGGTGGAAGAATTGCGCGCTGGTGGTGGGGTAGACCACGCGCATGTTGTCCTGCGCGCAGAGCTGGAGGTAGCGCTCCAGCCGCGCGCTGGAATGCTCCGGCCCCTGCCCTTCGTAGCCGTGGGGGAGGAGGAGCGTGAGCCCCGACGTCTGCCCCCACTTCTGGTAGCTGGCGGCCAGGTACTGGTCCACCATCACCTGCGCGCCGTTGGCGAAGTCGCCGAACTGCGCCTCCCACAGCACCAGCGCCTGCGGGTCGCGCACCGAGTAGCCGTACTCGAAGCCCACCACCGCCATCTCCGAGAGCGGCGAGTTGTGGATCTCGAAGCTGGCCGTGGCCTGCGGCAGCGTCTGCAGGGGGTTCAGCCTGGCCCCCGTCTTCGCGTCGTGCAGCACCGCGTGGCGGTGGCTGAAGGTGCCCCGCTCCGCGTCCTGCCCGGTCAGCCGGATCGGCACGCCCTCGCTGACCAGCGAGGCGAACGCCAGCGCCTCGGCGTGCCCCCAGTCGATGGCCGGCTGGGCGGCGTCCAGCGCGTCGCGGCGCTTCTGCAGCACGTTCTTGTCGAGTCGCGCGTTGGGCGCGAAGCCCTCCGGCCGCTGCAGCAGCGCCTCGTTCAGCTCGCGCAGGCGTTCGGCGGCCACGCCGGTCTGCAGCGGGTCGCGGCGGTGCCCCTCGCGCGAATGCTCGTCGTCTTCCTCGTGGTGCGGCGCGCCGCCGCCCAGCGACTCCAGCGCGCGGGCCAGCTCGTCGGCCACCGCCTTCGCCATCGCCTCGGCCTCGTCCGCGCTCACCACCCCCTCGTCCACCAGCCGCCTGGCGTACACCTCGCGCGCGGTGGGGTGGGTGCGGATGGCCTCGTACATCACCGGCTGGGTGAAGAGCGGCTCGTCGCCCTCGTTGTGCCCCCAGCGCCGGTAGCCCACCAGGTCGATGACGAAGTCCTTGCCGAAGGTCTCGCGGTAGGCGAAGGCCAGGCGGGTGACGGCCAGGCACGCCTCCACGTCGTCGGCGTTCACGTGCACGATGGGGATCTCGAATCCCTTGGCCAGGTCGCTGGCCCAGCGCGTGGAGCGGTCTTCTTCGGGGTCGGTGGTGAAGCCGATCTGGTTGTTGGCGATCACGTGCAGCGTGCCGCCCACGGCGTAGCCGCGCAGCCCGCTCATGTTCAGCGTCTCGGCCACCGTTCCCTGCCCGGGGAAGGCCGCGTCGCCGTGGATCAGCACCGCGATGGCCGCGTCGTGGTCCAGCGTGGGCGGGCCCGGGTGCGTGGTGTCGTCCTGCGAGGCGCGCGTCATCCCCACCACCACCGGGTTCACGAACTCCAGGTGGCTGGGGTTCGGAGACAGGGTGACGCGGATCGGGCGGCCGTCCACCTCGGTCTCCGAATCCCACCCCATGTGGTACTTCACGTCGCCCGACGGCTCGTCGGTGTTCTGCTGGTCCTCGGCGCCGGGGGCCAGCTGCGCGCTCTGGAAGCCGGCCAGCATCATCGCGTACGGCTTGCCCAGGACGTGGGTGAGCACGTTCAGGCGGCCGCGGTGCGCCATCCCGATCAGCACCTCGCGCCCGCCCTTTCCGGCGGCCTCGCGCACCACCTCGTCGAGCATGGGAACCATGGCGTCGGTCCCCTCGATGCTGAAGCGCTTCTGCCCGAAGAAGGTGCGGTGCAGGTAGCGCTCGAAGCCGTCCACCTGGCTCAGCCGGCGGAGGATGTCCTTCCTGCGCCCGGCCGGCAGCGGCTGGGCGAAGCGGGCCGACTCGATGGCCTCGCGCAGCCAGGCGCGCTCTTCCGCGTTGGGGATGTGGTGGTAGTCGTAGCCCACGCTCCCGCTGTAGATCTGCCGGAGGCGGCGGACCTCGGCCAGCAGGTTGGGCGAGCGGGGATCGTGGCCCAGCACGACCGCCGCGGGGAGCGACTCCAGCTCCGCCTCGGTCAGGCCGTAGCTCTCCAGCGCCAGTGCCGGGTCGGGGCGCGGCTCGGAGCCCAGCGGGTCCAGCCGCGCGGCGGTCAGCCCGCGCGTGCGGATGGTGCGCGACATCTCGCGCGCCGCCACCAGCTTGCGCACGTCGATCCCCGGCGCGGCCGCGCGCGGAGCGGCGCCGGCGGCGGGGGACGAGGAGGCCGCGGCCTCGAGGTCGGCCGGCGTGAAGCCGCGGAAATATGCCTGCCACTGCGCGTCCACCGACTGCGGATCGCGCAGGTACCGCTCGTACTGCTCCAGCACGTAGCCCGCGTTGGGGCCGTGGAACTCGCGGAGATCTGCCATGGGACGGTTAACCCCTCGTGCGGACGCGCCCTTGCGGGCGCGCCTGAACGCCCGCCTTCCGACTGCGTTTTCGCGGCGGAAGGCGGACAAAACGCCGTAACTTAATCCGCGCCCGTGCCGCCCGCCACCACGCATCGCAGGCGCGGATGCAACAACCGGACGCGGGGAGAAGGCACGGACCGGGGGTTGATACACCACTCGGGCGCGGCGGGTCGGGACGCGGATCGGGATGAGGGATACAAAAAGAGAGCGGCGCCGCGTCTTTCGACGGGCGCCGCCCCACTGGTTCGGTGGTTCCTCTCGAAGGTCTGGTCCTTCGGGCTTCTGGAGAGGCTGTCGCTTCGGGCTTCCGCCCGACCCCCGGGTTCACCACCCGGCTCCTCTGGGCCCCGTTCGGCCGGCTTTCGCCCGCCGACGCGGCGCAACAGCAACGTCCTGGGTTTCAGCCCTCCGGTCGGTCCCACCGACCAGGCGCAGCATCTCCGGCCTTTTCCGCGTGACCCGGCTCTCCTTTCGGTTCGCCGGCGCGGCTCCCGGGCGTCCCCGGAATGACCGTCGCGCTGCACTGAAGGCAAGGATAGCCACGCCGGCGGAGCCGGTCAAGAGTTTTCTTTCGGGAAGATTTTCACAAGCGTAAGTGCTTGGTATTCCTATCTTTCGGTTTATCTCGGGTACGGCGGGAATTCGGGATTCTTTGCACCCGCGGTGGCGCATTCCTGCCGCCCGGTTCTCCATCTCCATCACCCCGCCGGAGTTGCGGAATTCGTACGCGCCGGACGTAGTTCGGCCCGTCCATCCCATCGCTGAAAAATGGATCTTGGGGGAGTGCGCGGCTGCGTCGGAACCGCCCGGATGTAGACGGACGGGACCCGACTGGTGGCGTAAATCGTGAAGATTGGTTAAATTACGAGGTTTGCATTCCGGAACGTTCCGAACCGATGCAGAGCGACCTGCCCGCAGGAGGGAGAGGCCGCACCGCGGACGCCGGATGCAGGCAGTGCAAGACGCGATTTTCCAATCCAAGGGCGCGAGCATACGCGAAAGGGCGGATCGGCCGCCGCGCGCCAACCACAGGGACCCGGAAATGTGAGCCCGGGCACACAAGGAACAGAATGCGATTCGATGAGCTGAACCTCGCACCCGAGCTGGTGCGAAACGTGGCCGAGCTCGGCTACGTGATCCCCACCCCCATCCAGCAGCAGGCGATTCCCGCCGCCCTCGAAGGACGCGACGTGCTGGGCCGGGCCCCCACGGGCACCGGCAAGACGGCCGCCTTCATGCTCCCCACGCTGAACCGGCTGCGCGGCAAGGAAGGCCTCCGCGCGCTGATCGTGTGCCCCACCCGCGAGCTGGCCATCCAGGTGGCCGAGAGCGCCAAGGACTACGCGCGCAACACCGAGCTGTTCGTGAGCGTGGTCTACGGCGGCGTGCCGCTGGAGAAGGAGCTGCGCGACCTGCGCGCCGGCATCGAGATCCTGGTGGCCACCCCCGGGCGGCTGATCGACCACATCGAGCGCGCCAACATCGACCTCAGCGAGATCGAGGTGCTGGTGCTGGACGAGGCCGACCGCATGCTGGACATGGGCTTCAAGCCGCAGATCGACCAGATCCTGCGCCGCGTGCCCGTGCAGCGGCAGACGCTGTTCTTCTCGGCCACCATGCCGAACTCGGTGAAGTCGCTGGCGTACGAGATGCTGCGCGACCCCGTCACCGTCGAGGCGGCGCCGAAGGTGACCACCGCCGAGGGCGTGGAGCAGTTCGTCTACCCGGTCGAGGGCCGCGAAAAGCCGGAGCTGCTGAAGCGCATCCTGAAGCAGGAAGAGGTGGAGAGCGCGCTGGTGTTCGTGCGC
Proteins encoded:
- the lpdA gene encoding dihydrolipoyl dehydrogenase, with the translated sequence MADEKTFDLVVLGSGPGGYVAAIRAAQLGFKTACIEKEPALGGTCLRIGCIPSKALLDSSELFEQIRHKAKDHGIQVAEPAIDVPALHKRKDGVVKGLTDGVAYLFKKNRIEWIRGFGRLTSPETIEVTSADGAATTVRAKNIVLAPGSVPVELPFLKFDHERIIDSTGALSIPQVPGHLVVVGGGVIGLELGSVWLRLGAKVTVLEAMPSILPGMDGEVVKTADRILRKQGFDIRTGRRVSGAERKGDKVVVSVEGAEPIECDYLLVAVGRRAYTEGMGFEEQGIRMERGVIQVDERYHTGVANIYAIGDAIGGRMLAHKAEEEGVAAVEFAAGKHGHVNYDAVANVVYTWPEIASVGMSEEEAKAAGHEYKVGKFPFSANGRAKAMAEQDGFVKVIADAKTDRILGMHLLGPRASDMIAEAALAVEFQGSAEDVARTVHAHPTLPEAVKEAALAVAGRAIHI
- the odhB gene encoding 2-oxoglutarate dehydrogenase complex dihydrolipoyllysine-residue succinyltransferase, which produces MPVEIRVPPLGESVVEATVGRWSKQQGDAVKKDDVLVELETDKITVEVAAPADGTLGAIRKNEGDTVGVNELLAEMEAGAAAPAAAEEGHVASVRYEEKAGAAAPAESAPAATATATAEAGSADAPTSPAARAIAAEHGIDLASVRGSGPNGRVTKEDVLKRIEDGRTAAGAPQRESAPAQPAAPTAKPATPAQPAAATPAPSVNGDRPEERQRMSRRRQTIARRLLDAQHSTASLTTFNEIDLQQVMELRKRRQDEFVKKHGVKLGFMSFFTRAVIGALKTFPRLNAEIQGDEIVLKHYYDIGIAVGAEEGLVVPVIRNADRRSFAELEKEIGELGKKAREGKLTLDELQGGTFTITNGGTFGSMLSTPILNPPQVGILGMHNIVERPVVVNGEITIRPIMFVALTYDHRIVDGSEAVRFLVTVKQLLEDPINMLIEG
- a CDS encoding 2-oxoglutarate dehydrogenase E1 component, encoding MADLREFHGPNAGYVLEQYERYLRDPQSVDAQWQAYFRGFTPADLEAAASSSPAAGAAPRAAAPGIDVRKLVAAREMSRTIRTRGLTAARLDPLGSEPRPDPALALESYGLTEAELESLPAAVVLGHDPRSPNLLAEVRRLRQIYSGSVGYDYHHIPNAEERAWLREAIESARFAQPLPAGRRKDILRRLSQVDGFERYLHRTFFGQKRFSIEGTDAMVPMLDEVVREAAGKGGREVLIGMAHRGRLNVLTHVLGKPYAMMLAGFQSAQLAPGAEDQQNTDEPSGDVKYHMGWDSETEVDGRPIRVTLSPNPSHLEFVNPVVVGMTRASQDDTTHPGPPTLDHDAAIAVLIHGDAAFPGQGTVAETLNMSGLRGYAVGGTLHVIANNQIGFTTDPEEDRSTRWASDLAKGFEIPIVHVNADDVEACLAVTRLAFAYRETFGKDFVIDLVGYRRWGHNEGDEPLFTQPVMYEAIRTHPTAREVYARRLVDEGVVSADEAEAMAKAVADELARALESLGGGAPHHEEDDEHSREGHRRDPLQTGVAAERLRELNEALLQRPEGFAPNARLDKNVLQKRRDALDAAQPAIDWGHAEALAFASLVSEGVPIRLTGQDAERGTFSHRHAVLHDAKTGARLNPLQTLPQATASFEIHNSPLSEMAVVGFEYGYSVRDPQALVLWEAQFGDFANGAQVMVDQYLAASYQKWGQTSGLTLLLPHGYEGQGPEHSSARLERYLQLCAQDNMRVVYPTTSAQFFHLLRRQAAFLGSEPRPLVVMSPKSLLRHPYAASTLEQLASGTFNPVLVDQPFGGSGEEVTRLVLCSGKVYVDLVGTGDEQRADRLSIEGVDRVAVARVEELYPFPAEEIGEVLARFPGVREVVWVQEEPRNMGAWTFVEPRLREVLGELPLRYEGRAERASPAEGYAHRHAAEQTRIVRAALSGAPRLEEAKR
- a CDS encoding DEAD/DEAH box helicase, whose translation is MRFDELNLAPELVRNVAELGYVIPTPIQQQAIPAALEGRDVLGRAPTGTGKTAAFMLPTLNRLRGKEGLRALIVCPTRELAIQVAESAKDYARNTELFVSVVYGGVPLEKELRDLRAGIEILVATPGRLIDHIERANIDLSEIEVLVLDEADRMLDMGFKPQIDQILRRVPVQRQTLFFSATMPNSVKSLAYEMLRDPVTVEAAPKVTTAEGVEQFVYPVEGREKPELLKRILKQEEVESALVFVRTKFGADRLATQLTREGLQVEVMHSDRNMAQRVRALESFRERSVKVLIATDVAQRGIDVEGISHVINFDAPKDPEGYVHRVGRTARAGEKGVAITFMSGGEIGDVAAVEHLLGYRIARVHVPGFSFHAPETEGQESVVELPPTIQEQKASRGRRMGARAGKELSPEELAKLLKVG